A region of Fibrobacter succinogenes subsp. succinogenes S85 DNA encodes the following proteins:
- a CDS encoding efflux RND transporter permease subunit: MKVEKFNKFFGKIGQAQIRNRWKILAGLLIVTVICCLGLSNFSLALGEEGWFGNSDEITINTKKYEETFGNLNGIGVLVVKQGEGDVFSEDMLKVIEKIGNRMRDEIPFADRLTSIVEVDIPVGNDEGFSIVKPYENGIPSDSEGLAKARALVMRGSEKTNALINSLVSDDGKETWISLSLHPFTGKELEEKYGGDNTEVSTDIGYKLMNIIESEEFQNKGFKLYGGGMPYDSANEDRYEVPEYGVRVLCSIVVMLLFLAICLRNVFGVIVPAVATISAIATVFGAMSFFGEKADSALVTLPVVLGMALAVGYSVHYIKMFKLHFRRTGKRKESAIKCVEECGWPVLFTVLTTMASFISFLFVNMKPLEWMGKTSAFIVLAIYIYVTVLIPILLSFGKDRAPRATQVNGATKLDLSFSRWSKFVHDRKKSFIVISALVIAAFIPGMFKITAQLDYLTITGDKMPYIQEVKKMLAQKLGNQYSYTVMISYDEEGAFKKPENMKALVQLEDYLGTLSLTKWSGGKARITSATSILKEMNRALNEGKDSMYTVPEDEYVLAQLMELSSIEMHNDFSDVMDDDFKTTVVSVDMTQFATEEALANMDALKAKLAELFPGAKCTLLGDMIRYSEMSNRIIFGGLKSFGFSLVIIAIMLVFAFSSLKLGLIGMIPNVAPVILVGGVMGYFNYALDFSTITVMPMILGIAVDDTIHLTTHLKMKHEQMGSSEKAMEATFREIGATMFLTTIILCSMFSVYLFSPMHFLEVLGVLIIVGLSSALIADYTITPALLHVAKPFGKEKEEV; this comes from the coding sequence ATGAAAGTCGAAAAATTCAACAAATTTTTCGGCAAGATCGGACAGGCGCAAATTCGCAACCGCTGGAAGATTCTTGCCGGATTGCTTATTGTCACGGTCATTTGCTGTTTAGGCTTGAGCAATTTTTCGCTAGCGCTTGGCGAAGAAGGCTGGTTCGGCAACTCCGATGAAATAACCATCAACACTAAGAAATATGAAGAAACCTTCGGAAACCTGAACGGGATTGGCGTCCTTGTCGTAAAGCAAGGCGAAGGCGATGTCTTTAGCGAAGACATGCTGAAGGTCATCGAAAAAATCGGCAACCGCATGCGTGATGAAATTCCGTTTGCAGACCGATTGACCTCCATCGTCGAAGTCGATATTCCAGTCGGCAATGACGAAGGATTTTCGATTGTAAAGCCCTATGAAAACGGCATTCCTTCGGATTCCGAAGGGCTTGCCAAAGCGCGTGCTCTCGTGATGCGCGGGAGCGAAAAGACGAACGCACTCATCAATTCGCTTGTCAGCGATGATGGCAAAGAAACGTGGATTTCCCTTTCACTCCATCCATTCACAGGAAAAGAGCTCGAAGAAAAGTACGGTGGGGACAACACCGAAGTTTCAACAGACATCGGCTACAAGCTGATGAACATCATCGAAAGCGAAGAATTCCAGAACAAAGGATTCAAGCTTTACGGTGGTGGTATGCCATACGACAGCGCCAACGAAGACCGTTACGAAGTTCCCGAATACGGTGTAAGAGTCCTCTGCAGCATTGTCGTGATGCTCTTGTTCTTGGCAATTTGCCTGCGCAACGTCTTTGGCGTGATTGTTCCAGCAGTGGCAACAATCAGCGCTATCGCCACAGTTTTTGGAGCGATGTCGTTTTTTGGAGAAAAAGCAGACTCCGCTCTTGTGACTTTACCGGTTGTCCTTGGCATGGCACTTGCCGTCGGCTATTCCGTACACTACATCAAGATGTTCAAGTTGCATTTTAGACGCACGGGCAAGCGCAAGGAATCTGCCATCAAGTGCGTCGAGGAATGTGGATGGCCAGTACTGTTCACGGTTCTTACGACCATGGCATCATTTATCAGCTTCCTGTTCGTGAACATGAAGCCCCTAGAATGGATGGGTAAGACATCCGCGTTTATCGTGCTCGCGATTTACATCTACGTTACCGTGCTCATCCCGATTCTGCTCTCGTTCGGCAAGGACCGCGCGCCCAGAGCTACTCAAGTGAACGGAGCTACAAAACTGGATCTCTCTTTTTCGAGATGGTCTAAGTTTGTCCACGACAGAAAGAAATCGTTCATTGTCATTAGCGCATTGGTTATCGCCGCATTCATTCCAGGGATGTTCAAAATCACGGCACAGCTCGATTACCTGACCATCACGGGCGACAAAATGCCATACATTCAAGAAGTCAAAAAAATGTTGGCACAAAAACTCGGCAATCAGTACAGCTACACAGTCATGATTTCTTATGATGAAGAAGGTGCATTCAAGAAGCCCGAAAACATGAAAGCGCTCGTGCAGCTCGAAGATTATCTCGGCACGCTCTCGCTCACCAAATGGTCGGGCGGAAAGGCCCGCATTACCTCGGCGACAAGCATCCTGAAAGAAATGAACCGCGCCCTCAACGAGGGCAAGGATTCAATGTACACCGTCCCTGAAGACGAATACGTACTTGCACAGCTGATGGAACTTTCTTCTATCGAAATGCACAACGACTTCAGCGATGTCATGGATGACGATTTTAAGACAACCGTTGTCAGCGTGGACATGACGCAGTTCGCCACAGAAGAAGCGCTTGCCAACATGGACGCTTTGAAGGCAAAACTTGCCGAACTTTTCCCAGGCGCCAAATGCACCTTGCTTGGCGACATGATCCGCTATTCCGAAATGAGCAACCGCATTATCTTTGGTGGCCTGAAATCCTTTGGTTTCTCACTTGTCATCATCGCCATCATGCTCGTTTTCGCATTCTCTAGCCTTAAGCTCGGCCTTATCGGCATGATTCCGAACGTGGCTCCGGTCATTCTCGTGGGTGGAGTCATGGGGTATTTCAATTATGCCCTTGACTTCAGCACCATTACCGTGATGCCCATGATTTTGGGTATTGCCGTTGACGACACCATCCATTTGACGACACACCTGAAAATGAAACATGAACAAATGGGTTCTAGCGAAAAGGCCATGGAAGCGACCTTCCGCGAAATTGGAGCCACCATGTTCCTGACAACCATTATTCTGTGTTCCATGTTCAGCGTTTATCTGTTCAGCCCCATGCACTTCTTGGAAGTTCTCGGAGTCCTCATTATCGTCGGCCTTTCAAGTGCATTGATTGCCGACTACACGATTACCCCCGCCCTTTTACATGTGGCAAAACCCTTTGGCAAAGAAAAGGAGGAAGTATGA
- a CDS encoding dUTP diphosphatase, whose amino-acid sequence MASQTIKIQYLDESIPKLTYVGGKSDWIDLAAAETVTLKAGEFRLIHLGVAMKLPEGYEAHIAPRSSTFKNYGILQANSVGVVDSSYCGANDWWKMPVYATRDVIIEKGSRIAQFRIMEIQPTLTFVEGALDGADRGGFGSTGI is encoded by the coding sequence ATGGCGTCACAGACAATTAAAATTCAGTATCTCGACGAATCAATTCCGAAACTTACCTATGTCGGCGGCAAGTCTGACTGGATTGACTTGGCGGCGGCAGAGACCGTAACGCTCAAGGCGGGGGAGTTTCGCCTGATTCACTTGGGGGTTGCGATGAAATTGCCCGAAGGCTACGAGGCTCATATCGCTCCTCGCAGTTCTACGTTCAAGAACTACGGCATTTTGCAGGCGAATTCTGTGGGCGTTGTCGATTCTAGCTACTGCGGCGCAAATGACTGGTGGAAAATGCCCGTGTATGCGACCCGTGATGTCATCATTGAAAAAGGGAGCCGCATAGCGCAGTTCCGCATTATGGAAATACAGCCAACGCTCACGTTCGTGGAAGGCGCGCTTGATGGCGCCGACCGCGGTGGCTTTGGCTCTACTGGAATTTAG
- a CDS encoding C25 family cysteine peptidase — MNSIIKKFQILLVACATVSSWASSVIEDSNKRFVLDDEVLDSSTRSCEDGLGMRFAPENAFYVDEGDVPVRHYRLALPSNVKPSVSVTNSKLVSLGASPCKSIPAKIQSIDVSSPFFKDNLWMVDVFVPLYVKEGGSIALRKNFRLSVDFGAATSGGRNPGARALMQVVNAKSAAKFGSAASRKSLRRSASAEIDDVAQLVELVVGDENIATFSEDGMYAVSYEMLRTALRKVGREDTLLHGVPVEKVCVYGASPDTLPDMGPGEKLRNPNQLFELPIKVDDRNSNGIFDDGDSLFFVGYGNAFWKRTDSEPTQVPDVPKTNMGYFHSYSPYSFYQHFILGYKQTGSGLRLKTIEPPKSTAKSIEWLRYVRAEKDELLRDGYYGRVVDWEKTTGKEYFWKWREFGDTLSLSSADLDFKTTTRLPGLVSGGKGFVALSFFPLRSQSASMMFSDSTYEKRINPIVFNLKVNGISYSKLKSDSFYWASGDILPGGNFGIPTSDLKSDGNKFELTIYDNSYQHDRFDGYSVAYQWEPAKVSIDSSEWLLPGFATGVIRIPVGTDSDLRVMKFKDFAPVGLLKITDGEAIDSIGANEDVRYLLFNNGNRRKALSLKGVAAPSKNAVQKLSQISSKTEYLIITPDVFLAQAESLAVFRSSEKSASQLVTAVVSAENIYRHYTGGALSPIAIRNYIAYARSVCPDLRFVLLAGGGNYDYRGKANIGENYIPPFEKEASVTEDFFAVLDSGEVVRSGKTYDVDLALGRLPVTTVQEFEDYIDKAKDYDYIGRFDHGEWKSTLLLAADDDRNAGSADPMDHTIYQENLANLIDTTAESQGFRMNMKKVYLLNYEADAAEQKQEAANDFLNMLNQGALMTVFYGHGSKVAWASEGLMKLSYLPKLSNEKRYTVLNSFSCTVGRFDEGGSKSMTEAFVLLPNAGAIAAVGAARETYAKPNEVFAKNFIGPALLKDGNYLGVAYMQAKDNVFLHSKSVPTYTNNVYNSEHYVYMGEPVIRMPLAELKVSMDSPLDSIKALEKIKLSGKVSGMSSGNIALTLREGRFTKRLDMISTSNYADVKYDGPLIYSEVVPVVGGRFETEFVTPKKLNIGDSLAELRGWAYSSNDVAVGRYFEKNIKITGISNYADSLNDKAPPTIKIQLCNANESTSFADNQFVKLLTPACLQVVVEDETALDYREQADEGITFEMFGLENSYHPTLFLEQSSKRAVVRKSFTTETYPPGNYTFKVRAMDVLGNVSIKILNIEITEAMQAGLADVFNVPNPMGKKGTTFYFKNLAVGVESDVNIFIYNQHGRLVKVIKNAKSGVTQWDGRDNYGRLLANGLYHYVVRSKTRIVNSSSDTKMKSKTQTWTKKQKLLISR, encoded by the coding sequence GTGAATTCTATCATCAAAAAATTTCAAATTCTTCTAGTTGCCTGTGCAACTGTATCTAGCTGGGCATCTTCTGTCATAGAGGATTCCAATAAGCGATTTGTCTTAGATGACGAGGTCCTGGATTCGTCGACGAGATCCTGTGAAGACGGCTTGGGGATGCGCTTTGCTCCCGAAAACGCTTTTTATGTGGATGAAGGCGACGTTCCTGTTCGCCATTACCGTTTGGCGCTTCCGTCTAACGTAAAACCATCGGTCTCGGTGACGAATAGCAAGCTTGTTTCGCTTGGAGCGTCTCCCTGTAAATCAATTCCGGCAAAGATTCAGTCTATCGATGTCTCTAGTCCGTTTTTCAAGGACAACTTGTGGATGGTCGATGTGTTTGTCCCGCTTTACGTCAAGGAAGGCGGTTCTATTGCACTTCGCAAGAACTTCCGCTTGAGTGTTGATTTTGGTGCTGCAACGTCGGGTGGCAGGAATCCGGGCGCCCGTGCGCTTATGCAGGTGGTGAATGCCAAGTCGGCAGCTAAGTTTGGTTCTGCTGCATCACGTAAGTCTTTGCGTCGCTCGGCCAGTGCCGAAATTGATGATGTCGCTCAACTTGTCGAACTGGTTGTGGGTGACGAGAACATCGCGACTTTTAGCGAAGATGGCATGTATGCGGTCAGCTACGAGATGCTTCGCACGGCGCTCCGCAAGGTGGGTCGCGAAGATACACTTTTGCATGGCGTTCCTGTTGAAAAGGTTTGCGTTTATGGTGCATCGCCGGATACACTCCCTGATATGGGACCGGGGGAAAAATTGCGTAATCCGAACCAGCTTTTTGAACTGCCTATCAAAGTTGACGACCGCAATTCCAATGGCATTTTTGACGATGGCGACTCTCTGTTTTTTGTCGGCTACGGCAATGCGTTCTGGAAACGCACGGATTCGGAACCGACTCAGGTGCCGGATGTTCCTAAAACGAACATGGGATATTTCCATTCTTATTCGCCCTATTCCTTCTACCAGCACTTTATTTTGGGCTATAAGCAAACGGGGAGTGGTCTTCGCTTAAAAACGATTGAACCGCCGAAGTCTACGGCCAAGAGCATCGAATGGCTTAGGTATGTTCGTGCTGAAAAAGATGAACTTCTGCGCGACGGCTATTACGGCAGAGTCGTTGACTGGGAAAAGACAACCGGTAAGGAATATTTTTGGAAGTGGCGCGAATTTGGCGATACGCTATCCCTTTCCTCCGCTGATCTGGATTTTAAGACGACGACCCGGTTGCCTGGACTTGTTTCCGGTGGCAAGGGCTTTGTCGCTCTCTCGTTCTTCCCGCTTCGCTCGCAGAGTGCCAGCATGATGTTTTCGGATAGCACGTACGAGAAGCGTATAAATCCCATTGTCTTTAACTTGAAGGTGAACGGAATATCGTATTCAAAATTGAAATCGGATTCTTTCTACTGGGCTTCGGGTGATATTTTGCCGGGCGGTAATTTTGGCATTCCGACAAGTGACTTGAAATCGGACGGTAACAAATTTGAACTGACGATTTACGATAATTCGTACCAGCATGACCGCTTTGACGGTTATTCTGTGGCGTACCAGTGGGAGCCGGCTAAGGTCTCCATTGATTCATCTGAATGGCTCTTGCCTGGCTTTGCAACTGGCGTTATCCGCATTCCGGTGGGGACAGATTCTGATCTTCGCGTGATGAAGTTTAAGGACTTCGCTCCTGTTGGGCTTTTGAAGATTACTGATGGCGAGGCTATAGACAGCATCGGCGCAAATGAGGACGTCCGCTATTTGCTGTTCAACAATGGCAATCGACGTAAAGCGCTGAGCCTGAAGGGTGTTGCCGCTCCTTCTAAAAATGCCGTCCAGAAACTCTCGCAGATTTCGTCGAAGACGGAGTACCTCATTATAACGCCTGATGTATTCCTTGCACAGGCTGAGTCTTTGGCTGTGTTCCGTTCAAGTGAAAAGTCTGCAAGCCAGCTTGTGACTGCTGTTGTCTCTGCTGAAAATATTTATAGGCATTATACGGGTGGTGCGCTTTCTCCGATTGCGATTAGAAACTATATCGCTTATGCTCGCAGTGTTTGCCCGGATTTGCGTTTTGTGTTGCTTGCCGGCGGTGGCAATTACGATTACCGTGGCAAGGCGAATATTGGTGAAAACTACATACCTCCCTTTGAAAAGGAAGCCTCTGTAACGGAAGACTTCTTTGCGGTTCTTGATTCTGGCGAAGTTGTCCGTAGCGGCAAGACGTATGACGTTGACCTTGCTTTGGGACGCTTGCCAGTGACAACTGTTCAGGAATTTGAGGATTACATAGACAAGGCCAAGGACTACGATTATATTGGTCGCTTTGACCACGGTGAATGGAAGTCTACCTTGTTGCTTGCTGCCGATGACGATAGGAACGCTGGTTCGGCAGACCCGATGGACCATACTATTTATCAGGAAAACCTTGCGAACTTGATTGATACGACTGCAGAATCTCAGGGATTCCGCATGAACATGAAGAAGGTCTATCTCCTGAATTACGAGGCCGATGCCGCCGAACAGAAGCAGGAAGCCGCCAATGACTTTTTGAATATGTTGAACCAGGGTGCGTTGATGACTGTCTTCTACGGGCATGGTTCCAAGGTGGCCTGGGCATCTGAAGGGTTGATGAAACTTTCGTACCTCCCGAAGCTTTCGAATGAAAAACGCTATACGGTGCTGAACTCGTTCTCATGCACGGTGGGCCGCTTTGACGAGGGCGGTTCAAAATCGATGACAGAAGCTTTTGTGCTTTTGCCTAATGCGGGTGCTATTGCCGCTGTCGGTGCTGCCCGTGAAACATATGCGAAACCCAATGAAGTCTTTGCAAAGAACTTTATCGGCCCTGCTTTGCTCAAGGATGGCAACTATCTTGGTGTTGCCTATATGCAGGCTAAGGATAACGTATTCCTGCATTCAAAGAGTGTGCCGACATATACGAATAACGTCTACAACTCGGAACACTATGTCTATATGGGTGAACCGGTCATCCGCATGCCTCTTGCCGAATTGAAGGTCTCGATGGATTCTCCGTTGGATTCGATCAAGGCTCTGGAAAAGATTAAATTGTCTGGAAAGGTATCTGGCATGTCGTCTGGAAATATCGCCTTGACGCTTAGGGAAGGCCGCTTTACCAAGCGCCTCGACATGATTTCAACGTCAAATTATGCCGATGTCAAGTACGATGGGCCGCTTATTTATTCCGAAGTTGTTCCTGTTGTCGGTGGACGTTTTGAAACAGAATTTGTGACCCCGAAAAAGTTGAACATCGGTGATTCACTGGCTGAATTGCGTGGCTGGGCCTATTCCTCGAATGATGTTGCCGTTGGTCGATACTTTGAAAAGAACATCAAGATAACCGGAATCTCGAATTATGCGGATTCCTTGAATGACAAGGCTCCGCCGACAATCAAGATCCAGCTGTGCAATGCAAACGAGTCAACTTCTTTTGCCGATAACCAGTTTGTCAAGCTTTTGACTCCGGCATGCTTGCAGGTAGTCGTTGAAGACGAAACGGCTTTGGATTATCGCGAACAGGCTGATGAAGGAATCACGTTTGAAATGTTCGGCCTTGAAAATTCGTATCACCCGACGCTATTCCTGGAACAATCCTCCAAGCGAGCTGTTGTACGTAAGTCCTTTACGACGGAAACTTATCCGCCTGGCAATTACACGTTCAAGGTTCGTGCGATGGATGTCCTTGGCAATGTGTCAATAAAGATTTTGAATATCGAAATTACGGAAGCGATGCAGGCCGGGCTTGCCGACGTGTTTAACGTTCCGAATCCGATGGGCAAGAAGGGTACCACGTTCTACTTCAAGAATCTTGCAGTCGGTGTTGAATCGGATGTGAATATCTTTATTTACAACCAGCATGGCAGACTTGTCAAGGTTATCAAGAATGCCAAATCCGGTGTAACGCAATGGGATGGACGTGACAATTATGGACGTCTGCTCGCAAATGGTTTGTATCACTATGTTGTCCGTAGCAAGACTAGAATAGTGAACAGCTCATCGGACACAAAAATGAAGAGCAAAACTCAAACTTGGACCAAAAAACAAAAGCTATTGATATCGAGGTAA
- a CDS encoding DUF1302 family protein gives MNKHSFLTAITPAIALAAITLFSAPTLYAQETTFNGSLTTKAGVSLANSHDLKHDFVLGQTIFDGTIKTFFDEGMVYVNGQLVHDAIGTQASNGMSGFVADDGSFALKLREAYIDWKTGIFALRIGRQIVSWGKADDIQITDVVSPFDESSVVANDYNESKLGVDAVRLSVLTDKAQVDAYYIPFFTPSILPIASKNPLRSRVFPSNVDGLDVYSPYYYDNFDLPKKRLSNSEYALRASLYTSVMDLSLYGFYGWDDTPFFKYSPLMYEDANDDPNLEGFTVSGKYRRMAMVGADAAIPVGDFVFRLETAYFPKRHIQTSADYQIEKSLNEEHSYTSRRRDQLLSLVGVDWTYSFPIIGSLTITAQYISDYVFNYKNYLDRKRYEHQVTLSVEKSFLNETLTVSGSGALEFCACSAAGEVEVDYQLNDAITLSMIGDIYIKGTQGRDGTYGLYRDFSSLTLKGKVSF, from the coding sequence ATGAATAAGCATTCTTTTTTAACGGCGATCACCCCCGCTATTGCATTAGCGGCAATCACCCTCTTTTCCGCACCTACGCTTTATGCGCAAGAAACCACATTTAACGGAAGCCTTACGACCAAAGCAGGCGTAAGCCTTGCCAATTCACACGATCTGAAACACGATTTTGTGCTAGGCCAGACGATTTTCGACGGTACCATCAAAACGTTCTTTGACGAAGGCATGGTTTACGTGAACGGTCAATTGGTCCACGATGCCATCGGTACCCAAGCTTCAAACGGCATGTCCGGATTCGTCGCCGATGACGGTTCCTTCGCCTTGAAGCTGAGAGAAGCCTACATCGACTGGAAAACCGGAATATTTGCGCTCCGTATCGGTCGCCAGATTGTCTCGTGGGGTAAAGCCGACGACATCCAGATTACAGATGTCGTGAGTCCCTTTGATGAATCAAGCGTCGTCGCAAATGACTACAACGAATCCAAGCTCGGAGTCGATGCTGTCCGCCTGTCTGTTTTGACAGACAAAGCACAAGTTGATGCGTATTACATTCCGTTCTTTACACCGAGTATTCTCCCGATAGCATCGAAGAACCCTCTCCGCTCGCGCGTATTCCCGAGTAACGTAGATGGACTTGATGTTTACAGTCCGTATTACTACGACAATTTTGATTTACCCAAGAAGCGTCTTTCCAACAGCGAATACGCGCTCCGCGCAAGCCTCTACACTTCTGTGATGGACTTGTCGCTGTACGGATTCTACGGTTGGGACGACACGCCGTTCTTCAAATACAGCCCTCTGATGTACGAAGATGCCAATGACGATCCAAACCTTGAAGGATTCACCGTTTCAGGGAAATACAGACGTATGGCTATGGTCGGTGCCGATGCGGCAATCCCCGTTGGTGACTTCGTATTCCGTCTGGAAACAGCTTACTTCCCTAAGCGCCATATCCAGACATCTGCCGATTACCAGATTGAAAAAAGCCTCAATGAAGAACATAGCTACACAAGCAGGCGCAGGGACCAGCTCTTAAGCCTTGTCGGTGTCGACTGGACTTACTCCTTCCCGATTATTGGTAGTTTGACCATTACGGCACAGTATATTTCGGACTACGTTTTCAACTACAAGAACTATTTGGACCGCAAGCGATACGAACATCAGGTAACACTCAGCGTCGAAAAGTCGTTCTTGAACGAAACGCTTACCGTTTCTGGCTCTGGAGCACTTGAATTTTGCGCTTGCTCTGCAGCAGGCGAAGTTGAAGTCGATTACCAGCTCAATGACGCCATTACACTCAGTATGATTGGCGACATTTATATTAAAGGAACCCAAGGCAGGGATGGCACGTACGGTCTATACCGAGACTTCAGCAGCTTGACTCTCAAGGGCAAAGTTTCGTTTTAA